From Helicoverpa armigera isolate CAAS_96S chromosome 19, ASM3070526v1, whole genome shotgun sequence, one genomic window encodes:
- the LOC135118216 gene encoding putative nuclease HARBI1: MKRHFENGDRRAWLLGDDGYPLEPWLMTPIKHQQPGTPEYKYTEAHCSARNIIERCFGVLKSVFRCLSHQRQLMYEPYMAGLIINACAVLHNMRITYKLPEPESTTSMQLVDNSRFHDDMLEVTGSGRAVAERIRRRLINTSFT, encoded by the exons atgaagcgacattttgaaaatggggaccgccgtgcttggctgcttg gtgatgatggatatcctctggaaccgtggttaatgactcccataaaacatcaacagcctggcacaccggaatataaatataccgaagcacactgctcagctaggaacatcatagaaagatgcttcggtgtgctaaaatctgtgtttagatgtctatcacaccaacgccagttaatgtacgaaccctatatggctggcctaataattaacgcatgtgcagtgctccacaatatgcggataacatataaattaccggaaccagagtccaccacatccatgcagctggtggataatagtagattccatgatgatatgttagaagttacag gttctgggcgagctgttgcagagcgcataagaagaaggctaattaacactagtttcacataa